Proteins encoded by one window of Lathyrus oleraceus cultivar Zhongwan6 chromosome 1, CAAS_Psat_ZW6_1.0, whole genome shotgun sequence:
- the LOC127087304 gene encoding uncharacterized protein LOC127087304, translating into MGLVLSAATGRGWTTGSGMEGPPVPAVGKDDQFGTGNISTFPWSLFTKSPRRRMLIAFTCTICGQRTTRAINPHAYNDGTVFVQCCGCNAYHKLVDHLNLFQETNCYLNSSFNYKGPGWDDLKFRFMDVDSDSDDDIFPVT; encoded by the exons ATGGGGCTGGTGTTGAGTGCTGCAACTGGTAGAGGATGGACAACGGGTTCGGGGATGGAAGGGCCGCCTGTTCCTGCTGTTGGGAAGGATGATCAATTTGGGACGGGGAATATTTCAACTTTTCCGTGGTCGCTCTTTACAAAATCTCCGAGGAGGAGGATGCTTATCGCTTTTACTTGTACCATCTGTGGCCAGCGAACTACGCGGGCTATTAATCCTCATGCGTATAATGATGGAACTGTTTTTGTTCAG TGTTGTGGATGCAATGCGTACCATAAGCTCGTGGATCACTTGAACTTGTTTCAGGAGACAAATTGCTATCTGAATTCAAGTTTTAATTATAAAGGTCCTGGATGGGATGATCTTAAGTTCAGGTTCATGGACGTTGATAGCGACAGCGATGATGATATATTCCCAGTTACATGA